DNA sequence from the Candidatus Aminicenantes bacterium genome:
GTAGAGAAAATCGAGCTTCTGATAGGCATCGCCGACGATTTCGAGAACCCGGGCGTAGTCGGCCCGGGCCGATTCGGTGACCATCATCAGGCCGCCTTCCATGGCCTGGCCGAACTCCGTGACTTCGCGATAGCGGTTCTGCCGAAAGCAGATCTCCAGCTCCAGCGCCAAGCGGCCGAGGTCCCGGCCGGATGTATCGGGCTTGGCCTCGATCAAGCGGCGTTCCCGGAGGGCCTTTTCGAGATCGGACACGGCCGAAGTCGAATTCGCCACCGCCAGGTAGGCCCTCAAATCGGGCAGGATCTCATCCAAGGTCCGAGCGATTTCCATCCGGCACCGGACAAGGCTGAGAAGCAGCGTCCGCTTCAATTCCAGGACGGAAGCCGGAGGGATGGGCTCGGCCGTAGGATCGAGCGCCTGGTAAAAACGGATGCCGTTTAACAGTTCCAAACCGGCCCGGTCGTGCGCCTCCGCTTCTTTGATCTTCAAGGCCAGGAAATCGCTGCGGGCGGACGCTGCGGCCTCTCCGGCGCAGGCGAATTCCAACGTTTCGGCGGCGGTCAGGTAATGGATTCTTTCGCCCCGGTCGAGCGCGCGCTCGGCCAGGAATCGGGCGACCCTCCTGTAGGCAGCCGGCTCGGCCGGCAGGACGGCCCGCAGAAAGCCGGGATCTTGAATCCGGAGGGCCCAGAGGTCGAGGACGGCATCCAGCCGTTCCTCGGTTTTCGCCGACAGGACGGATTTCAGGATATCCCGGGCGACGATCCGATCGGCCGGGTCGAGTGTGGCCCAGTTGGACAGCAAGGCCGGCCCGGTCAGGGCCAGAATGTCGGAATCCCGGCCGGCCAAGCGGACGGCTTTGACGTATTCCTCCATGGCCTTCTCTTCCGCCGGAAGATCGAAGAGACGCATATACTCGAGCGTCTTGGCTAGGTCGAAATGGGTCGCAGCCGACAAGGGGTTGGCACGAAGCGACCGGAGCTGGGCGGAGTGGGCCCGCCGCAGTCCGTCGTCGCGCGGTCCGGTCACGGTCAAATCCTCGATCGCGGCCTCAAACCAGGCCCGGCCCAGATCCCGGAAAGCGACGTCGTTATCCCGGATGAGGGCCGGCTCCCGCTCGAGAATCTCGATCCGGGCCGACGGCGCGGAAGCCTCCCGGGCCAAAGAGACGAGCCGCGATCCCCGGTAGAAGAGGACATCGGCCCCGGCCGCGGCCAGAACGGCGAGAAGAAGGAGAAGCCGTTTGGCGCTCATATCAGGCCTTCCGATAATAGGCGGTGGCGACGGTCAGGCCCAGCACAACCGCGAAAAGGACGGCGTTGGCGGGGATGTGCAGGTTGAAATCGGTCAGGCTGTGGACGAGCATGGCCGCCAAGGCCACGAATCCGCCCATGCCCAGCCCTTTGATCCCGGGGTGGCGGCGGGTGGACCAGGTCCGGAACGCGTCCAGCACCGGCCAGAGGACGAGCCCCAGGAGCAGCACGAATCCGACGACGCCCAGCTCGGCCAGGGCCTCAAGATAATCGTTGTGTGCGTGGAGCAGGCGTCCCTCCATGGCCACCGTCTCGTAGGACGGGTAGACGGCGCCGAAAGTGCCCCACCCGGTTCCCATGAGCGGGCCGTCCCCCACCATCCGCAGGACGCTGGACCAGTATTGGGGCCGACCCTCCTGCAAGAGATTGTCCTCGGAGAAGCGGCCGACGGTGGCTTCCACTCCGACATACAAGGAGACGGCAAGGATCAGAACGAAGACGACTTTGAGGAAGGTCTTGATCCAGGCTTGGCGGTAACGATTCCGGTTGAAATGATAAGCGGTCAGGAGAAAGAACAGGAGAAAGCTGAAACAGAGGACGAAAACACCCGAACGGGATCGGGACAGGACGATGGCCAGGGCCATGATCACGACCCCGATCAGGGCCAGGATGTTGAGGGCGAATCCGCGCCCGGTGATCTGGCCCAGCTTTTCGGACCATTTCTTGCCGGCCAGGGAAAAGATGTCGATCCGGGCGATGATCAGGGTCAGGGCCAGCGGCAGGATGAGCTCGAGATAGCCCGAGAAATGATTCCGGTTGATGAACGTCCCGGTGGCCGAATTGAGGTTGTAAACTTTGGGGAAGAACAGCACCCGGGGATTGTTCCGGTAAAGCTCGAAGAGGCCGTAGAAGGCCTGGGCGGCGCCCAGAGCGACGATGACCGATAGGAAGCGGACGATTTGGCGGCGATGGGTGACCGTCCGCAGGACCACCCAACCGATCAAGACATAGGCCAGAAGCTCCAAGGCCGCCCGGGCGGTCTGGGCCGGGACGATCGAAAGCGACAACGATCCCGAGTGGGCGAAGCCGGGATCGAAGCGCTCCCGCAAGCCGTAGAAATTCGGCGAGAGCAGCCGGACGACGGCTTTGGGGAGCGGGGCGATCTGCAGGCCCAGGAAAGCGAACAAGCCGGCAGCCAGAAAGCCCGGCAGGCGGAGCTTCGCCTCCAGCTTGGCGTTGAGGCCGGCGGGGCGCCGGAACAGCGTAGCCGCGGCCAACAGGGCCGCCAGGAGCTCGATGGCCAGGATCGACCAATCCTCGACCGAGGCGGCCGGCAGGGGGCTGAGAATGAGCAGGGCCAAAAGGCCGTATTCCACGAAGGAGGCGCGGATCCGTCGGGGCCGGGGCGCGGCGACAGCCGCCGGTTCCGGGCTGTATCCCGGCTCGGCCGCCGGCGCGGCGGACGAATTGATCAGGCGGCCTAGGGCATCCCTCACGGCTGCGGCTGTCCTTTGCGGCTCTCGGGAGGAGCCGTGCCGGGATCCTGGTAATACTCGTACTGAAAGTAGTTGGACGATAAGCCGCTCTTGCGGGCTTTGGAATCGTTGAAGATGGCGCCGATGATCGAAGCTTTGCCCTTGCGCAGCTCCTCGATCGTCTTGAGCAGAGGCTTGCGGGTGGCCTTTCCGGTCTTGATCACCAGCACCGTGCTGTCGACCATGGAGCTGACGATGACCGGATCGATAACCGCCAGAACGGGTGGCAGGTCGATCAGGACGACGCTGAATTGCTCTTTCAATTGGACGAGCAGCTCCTTCATCTTCCGGGAATTGAGAAGCTCCGCGGGATTCGGGGGATGCGGCCCGCCGGGCAGGACCCAGAGGTTGTCGATGGCCGTCTTCTGGATGGCGTCATCCAGCGTCGCCCGGCCGGTCAGGACACCGGACAGCCCGGTCAGATTACGGACTTGGAAAACCTTGGCCAGCCGCGGCTTGCGCAGGTCGGCGTCGACCGCCAAGACCCGGTCGCCCAATTGGGCGAAGGAGATGGCCAGATTGGCCAGGGTGGCCGATTTTCCCTCTTCCGGGGAGGTCGAGGTGAAGGCGATCGTTCGGGGCGCGGAGTCGGGGTGGGAGAAGAGGATCGCCGTGCGGACGGTCCGGTAATCCTCGGCGATCGAGATCTTGGGGAAGAGATGGTTGATCAGCTCGACCTCGGTGACCTTGGCCAAGGCGGTATCCACGCCCCCATCGGCCGCGCCGTAGACGCCGCCGTAGTTGGCGTAGCCGTTCTTCTTGCGGGTCGAGCCGGCCGAGAAGTGCGGGATGATGCCCAGCGAGGGCAGACCGGTCAGCTTCTCCAGGTCCTCGGGACCCTTGATCGAATTGTCGAGGAAGTCGGAGACGAAGGCCAGGCCGAGGCCGAGCAGCAGGCCCAGCAGCAGGGCGACCATGAGATTGCGCTTGACGGCGGGCGAGAACGGCGCCTCGGGCACGACGGCCGGGTCGACGATCTTGATGTTGCTCGTCTTGAGCCCGTTCAGGCGGGCCGAGACGTCGGTTGTAGCCTGCTGGTCCTGCAGCTTCTTGAGCAGCTCCTGGCGGCTCTGAATCTCCCGATCCAGGCTCTCGGCAAAGATATTTTCATTGCTCATCCGGGAGACTTCGCTGCGCTTACCGGCCAGGAGCGCATCCATCGTCCGCTCTTTGCCAAGAGCCGTCTGCCAGGCCACATAAGCCGCATCGGCGGCCTTCTTGATCTCACCCTCGAGCTGGGTCTTGGTCGAGTCGAGACGGGTTTTGGTCGCGATCAGATCGGGGTTGCTGGGACCCAAGGTCCTGCTCTTCTCGGCCAGATCGCTCTGCAGGGTCACGTAAGTGGTCCGAAGCGACTGGATGGTGGGGTTGTTGACCAGCTGGGGCAGGGAGTCGGCTTTCAGGCCGCTCAATTCGCGGTAACTGGCCTCAGCGTTTATCCGGGCCAGCTGGGCCTCGTTGAAGACCTTGAACTGGTCGGCATACTGGCCGACGACGCTGGATTCCTTGTCGTTGAGCGGGACGATCTTCTTCTGGTCGGTGTATTTGGTCAGCTCCCGCTGCTTGGCGGCCAGCTCTTCCCGGATGCGGGCGATCTGTTCGTTCAGGAAATCGGTCGTCTGCTGGGTGGCCTCGAAGCGGGATTCGATCGAATAGTTGATGTACTCCTGAGCCATCGTGTTGGCGACATCGGCCGCCAGCCGCGGATAAGGAGAAGTGAAGGTCAGGCTGACCAGCCTCGTCTCGGCGACCGGGACGACACCCAGCCCGTCGATGACGAATCCGGCGTAAGCCGCCGAAGGATCCTCGGCGCGGATCGGCGGCGTCGCCTCGGGCGCCGGCCCGGATCGGCCCTTGAGCCAGCGCAGGCTGAAGACGGTCTTGACCATCCGCAGGAGGCTCCCCTTCTCGGCCGACGGCTCCAGCAGCTCGGCCCGAGCGGCCAGG
Encoded proteins:
- a CDS encoding O-antigen ligase family protein: MRDALGRLINSSAAPAAEPGYSPEPAAVAAPRPRRIRASFVEYGLLALLILSPLPAASVEDWSILAIELLAALLAAATLFRRPAGLNAKLEAKLRLPGFLAAGLFAFLGLQIAPLPKAVVRLLSPNFYGLRERFDPGFAHSGSLSLSIVPAQTARAALELLAYVLIGWVVLRTVTHRRQIVRFLSVIVALGAAQAFYGLFELYRNNPRVLFFPKVYNLNSATGTFINRNHFSGYLELILPLALTLIIARIDIFSLAGKKWSEKLGQITGRGFALNILALIGVVIMALAIVLSRSRSGVFVLCFSFLLFFLLTAYHFNRNRYRQAWIKTFLKVVFVLILAVSLYVGVEATVGRFSEDNLLQEGRPQYWSSVLRMVGDGPLMGTGWGTFGAVYPSYETVAMEGRLLHAHNDYLEALAELGVVGFVLLLGLVLWPVLDAFRTWSTRRHPGIKGLGMGGFVALAAMLVHSLTDFNLHIPANAVLFAVVLGLTVATAYYRKA
- a CDS encoding polysaccharide biosynthesis tyrosine autokinase, yielding MVHTATGKKEVSLLEYWRIVLKRKWVIVSVTAVLLAASGVMSFTSTPLYRAGVTILIEDPGSSMLTIQDLLSTSTGSTDWMGTYFNTQLKILQSRLLAERVAKKMNLAARAELLEPSAEKGSLLRMVKTVFSLRWLKGRSGPAPEATPPIRAEDPSAAYAGFVIDGLGVVPVAETRLVSLTFTSPYPRLAADVANTMAQEYINYSIESRFEATQQTTDFLNEQIARIREELAAKQRELTKYTDQKKIVPLNDKESSVVGQYADQFKVFNEAQLARINAEASYRELSGLKADSLPQLVNNPTIQSLRTTYVTLQSDLAEKSRTLGPSNPDLIATKTRLDSTKTQLEGEIKKAADAAYVAWQTALGKERTMDALLAGKRSEVSRMSNENIFAESLDREIQSRQELLKKLQDQQATTDVSARLNGLKTSNIKIVDPAVVPEAPFSPAVKRNLMVALLLGLLLGLGLAFVSDFLDNSIKGPEDLEKLTGLPSLGIIPHFSAGSTRKKNGYANYGGVYGAADGGVDTALAKVTEVELINHLFPKISIAEDYRTVRTAILFSHPDSAPRTIAFTSTSPEEGKSATLANLAISFAQLGDRVLAVDADLRKPRLAKVFQVRNLTGLSGVLTGRATLDDAIQKTAIDNLWVLPGGPHPPNPAELLNSRKMKELLVQLKEQFSVVLIDLPPVLAVIDPVIVSSMVDSTVLVIKTGKATRKPLLKTIEELRKGKASIIGAIFNDSKARKSGLSSNYFQYEYYQDPGTAPPESRKGQPQP